The genomic window ACAGATTATGAAAACTAGTTATGACTCCAACTTGTTTAAGACTTTATTGGCACACGCGACTTTTCAGCATGCACtttcgttttgttttgtttctgcagAGGATTTTATTTGATCATTTGTGAACCCTAAGTTTAGACTTAACCTGATGTTCTATAGGGCAGTCATGGGTCGCACTTCATACACACGAGAGATTATTATAATTCTTCTGGCACTTCTTGGTTGTTTTCATATCAACACATGGCTTTCCCTTGGCTACCACGGGATGAAGATTGCATTATAAGCGTCTCATGAGATGGAAATGCCCCAGTCTCTGAAATCGTAGGGTACCGTGTTGTTCTCAGACAACTGCGTGGCAGTGGTTTATGTATAGCCTTTCCATAATTAAGATAATCCTATACAAACAGGAACACAACGTTTTTTAAGAGGAACtgggtggctcttaaaagagcctttgtGTACAAGTCGAGAGAGAGATCTGATCTTTAACCACCAAAACCGTACAGTGTACGACCCTGGCGTTTCAAAGCATAGACGACGTCCATGGCGGTCACGGTCTTTCTCTTGGCGTGTTCGGTGTAGGTGACGGCATCACGAATCACGTTCTCCAGAAAAACCTTCAACACACCACGAGTCTCCTCGTAGATGAGACCAGAGATACGCTTCACACCACCACGGCGGGCCAAACGCCTGATTGCAGGCTTGGTGATCCCCTGGATGTTATCACGAAGAACTTTGCGGTGACGCTTTGCGCCTCCTTTTCCAAGACCTTTGCCTCCTTTACCTCTGCCTGACATCTTTTAAACTTCTTGCTACTGAGAGTTGCACGAATGTGAAGTAACTACGCCTCGCAACTCACATTAGTTTCTACAGAGAGGACCTTGTTGAAAACTACTAAGCACTGCCCCTTCATTCTCCATCCATTTTATGAATGGAGTGTGCGCGGGCATTTAAGGCGAATATACGTCACCAAAAAACGCCCACATCTGAGCTCACCTTACAACGAAACAAAGTAGGAACGACATTGTTACTTTGCAAAGGTGGAATGACATTCTTACTTTgcacaagtgtttttttttttttttttttttttttataatcacAATTCGACACAGGACAGGCATGCATAATCCTTGTGTGGTCTCCGGGTTATATTgatcatttttatttgtttccataatagtcagggggcctatgtggtttctgtgggattgaaatgttaatttttggagagtggttggactgtctttagaggtcattgaacatggagaaaaatgatgtctctatttttttacctgttttaaccctattcttgtgaaattgtatattacactataattaacaccatacATTTCGCCTAAATtactggctatgttgaataaagttcacaaaacagttattttcttattttcaacagtatgattgtatgtcagtattatgattgtatgtcaaataATTTGGGATAAgccaatcagtttcaccaaatacacatactccattgctgaaagatagcaaaatcacagaatcacagatgagacctcaaacaacatttaattcatttacatatacacaacatattagatctcacctccacaatgtcctcatcaaaatctacaactagtctactaaaccctattcctactcaccttcttaagactgctctccccttcctaGATAATGAtttgctctagattataaataattttatcagggcatgtaccgcagtcgtttaagacatctgttattaagccctccctcaaacattctttaatttcccctagggatcaataaattatctatctatctatctatctatctatctatctatctatctatctatctatctatctaaaatcctagccttgtatcgatactggtcctcctggacctcagcgctgcctttgacaccatagaccatgacatactacttgggcttgaaaatttgataggcatcaaagactcagcactcacttggtttagatcataccttcctaaccgtcaacaatttgtacaggtccataataaaccatctacccagattatggtaaaatatggagtgccttaaggctcagtactggggcccctgttgtttagcagatgatacataactatacctctccataaaacctgatgattTAACcctgttagccaaacttgacacatgtataagagatataaagacatggatgatgaATAATTCTTTCTGCTTTTaaactcagataaaacagaaggcatggttttaggttctaaaaagatgagggatatcctatccacatcacaggctacatatagtgatcttccactgacctcatccacaagtgttaaaaacctaggagttataattgaccaggacctagcactaggtaatcacataaaacagatcaccaaaacttaattttaccatttaaggaacatttcaaagataaggaagtccttatgtcatctcaaggatagactattgtAATGCTATTGTAATGCTATTatgctggctgtaataataccggtctaaagagcttacagcttattcaaaatgcagctgctaacacacacaaaacatgtgaACATATTTTCCAATACTAGCTtttttacactggctacctgttaaaagtcattgacttcaaaatattacttatagttctttgttggttgcctgcattgaaagaggacacctcatgaagacgctcttttgtctgcttctgacagaagaagcacttatctatgctggcagcCGCTGCTGCTGAACAAAAGTCCCTCTAGAaggacttgatgcagttgcaggtgttactgcaggttcagaagatggtctaccatgtcttttctgaagacactgagtcctgcctgcttcacatgatttctagtagtgaatcttagcatgctgcagatgctcactgttacaggtggatttgtagcagttcctgcgccaaactgctttgttctgttgtaaaataactgcactgtaacaatgtaatcgttggctgatctgtgaCCCCCATCTCCAAgctctctcatggacaaaaacaagaaatttggcatatgtctctagtgatgggtcattcaccagtccacacatctgccactggatacatagcccatacctgactaacagaaagacacacctcagaatataacctaactagactgtgccaccatgaactatgaaaatgtgcttgctcaaatgtagaaggctagaaggtcactaatatcaccaaccatgaagaacagagcactatgtgtTTCAGGTTATCCGATATTCTATCACTGCCAGCTGCCAACTGTCACTGgaagtcagggatggattactgtacgggcctaccgggcccaaggAGTCAGGgggcccaagccattgcatggaatcattgcctcaatatcaacacatcatatcaacacataggctatgaatctgattgaattaaagtattggccatccccaaaatacaccagaatacaggaaatcacatcatatGAATTAAAAACAATGTCTCccgcaacaattagtggggggcccttaatacatctgggcccaggggcctgaaagttcataatccgtccatgctggtagtgtctctctttctctctcttacacacacacacacacacacacacacgcacacacacacacatacacacacgcacacacacacacacacacacacacacacacacacacagtggcgtcATGCCTATTGAAATaaagggggcacgtgccccctcggATTTTTCCTCCCTGATATTTTTTTGATCACAACTTTGTTCCTATTATGctccataataagccagagccTATAACGACTCAAATGTATTCTTCTGGATGTGTAATAAACCGTACCAAAATAGCTGAAGACCGGTCAACAACATCAGCCATTTTCCTAaaattggtgtctgtgtatgttcccgTAACAACTCATTGCGTAAACtcgcaatgttttgcttgtgttgaactgttacaATTAACTTTAGGATACCgtttgaactgttacagttacagtttaaacagatacagttaatggtgttgaagtggtaagtAGACTAGGCTAAGCAAtaaaaagtagtggaattatttgtggttgacctggaaattttgacttttgactatggatttgatgttggccgcgaattcagagcattacgttaacgtttgcctacatggtgtcagtgtaacgtagcctaggctactcttacaAATATTACACAAAGCAGTAGcattcaaatattttgtgttaaccttactcagcactgaaacctgtcaaacttctttcaaaatccttcatcacatgaattaagattaaaataatttaatttctgagcACACAAAGTCAGACCTCAGAACCTTTTTcaatgtaagattgttcttAGGTCACATATCAGTTTAAAATCATCACTGCAAtggtactgtttttaaaatcatgtgtagtaggcataagtgtaaatgtgtgtgtctaaacatgctttaatgagcttacactttaatgagctgaatttgagcttacagttctttcaccaacctatgtgttttacattaacTTAGAATAGAtacaaaatagatactttagcttagtcctcagatagaggagggttgctgcttgctctgttaaggtatttctgtccct from Alosa sapidissima isolate fAloSap1 chromosome 9, fAloSap1.pri, whole genome shotgun sequence includes these protein-coding regions:
- the LOC121719217 gene encoding histone H4 → MSGRGKGGKGLGKGGAKRHRKVLRDNIQGITKPAIRRLARRGGVKRISGLIYEETRGVLKVFLENVIRDAVTYTEHAKRKTVTAMDVVYALKRQGRTLYGFGG